The following coding sequences are from one Candidatus Borkfalkia ceftriaxoniphila window:
- a CDS encoding bacterial Ig-like domain-containing protein, whose amino-acid sequence MTKVRSAVVWLLGVLLAVSLICAVTTVHRASAAEEQTADNTYLIPIDGYAGTDRKAKDGGLSLWFTTNFGRGKEGVWQGLAEYSISNEWSPIGCDDATKLVILQDVCDHILINGKTMQELMTTEENPEPEISIGKSGTAVTRVVFGYYGEGLICLRFHMDAGEILSVDDVDTVTIRQGFQWYNKDGNKVGTGTDQDYTMYFDKANDQFVRQLKQTDEGEIDPSSVTMASGPEKTLYFKGDTFNKEGLSFNVTYQDKDASGKNRTGIVSADKVIVGAYDFNGDTAGKVKVAVSVQGYTYELEVDYNPLQIDLEKVSQIEVDGLKSSYVMGTDQVTGLTLKNVPYSDGTSGEVVLTDENINAPIVYEGTCKGLINYLNLENFVFEYTVENQKDIPIELKIDTSNYPIFQATVNNRLGFKVSVPGSTVSRKAIENVQLATWLDKDGKKVQIGDFIYINGVSYTQLASEYKIRKILAYGDTLLFDVYTNKSEVTEDKIPAEFVDSETGMPKGYLTYDTIRTIELKPGFAYVTAPKDSWGLGTSQKDSADYFPVPGGYLKESVLLVRYPATSSLTRWMRPLATKEADGTATTAEQMTNAVLAIEEADYTRATLDALFNNVTDDAAKITAAGITEFEVGDDYSAEGLQVTAKYVDGGSEILTFNDAAIQGFDSEVAGTCECYVTVNNVRLTFTVTIKAKEDNPDPTPTPDDPETPEKGCGSMIGAGTALGLSVLILAGAAIAIRKKKA is encoded by the coding sequence ATGACAAAGGTGAGATCGGCAGTCGTCTGGTTACTCGGCGTGCTGCTGGCAGTTTCGCTGATCTGCGCGGTCACGACCGTGCACAGGGCATCGGCTGCGGAGGAGCAGACGGCAGACAATACATATCTGATACCGATAGACGGTTATGCCGGAACGGATAGAAAGGCAAAGGACGGCGGCTTGTCGCTTTGGTTTACCACCAATTTCGGACGGGGTAAAGAAGGCGTCTGGCAGGGGCTGGCGGAGTACAGCATTTCTAACGAGTGGTCGCCGATCGGCTGCGACGATGCGACGAAACTCGTCATACTGCAGGACGTGTGCGACCATATCCTCATTAACGGAAAGACCATGCAGGAACTGATGACCACGGAGGAGAATCCTGAGCCGGAGATCTCGATCGGTAAGAGCGGCACGGCGGTCACGCGCGTCGTATTCGGCTATTACGGAGAAGGACTGATCTGTCTTCGCTTTCATATGGACGCGGGCGAGATCCTCTCGGTCGACGACGTCGACACGGTCACCATCCGCCAGGGCTTCCAGTGGTACAACAAGGATGGCAACAAAGTGGGCACGGGGACCGATCAGGATTACACGATGTATTTCGATAAAGCAAACGATCAGTTCGTGCGCCAACTGAAACAGACGGACGAAGGGGAGATCGACCCTTCCTCGGTCACGATGGCTTCCGGTCCTGAAAAGACGCTGTACTTCAAGGGAGATACGTTCAATAAGGAAGGGCTTTCTTTCAATGTGACCTATCAGGATAAGGATGCGAGCGGCAAAAACCGTACGGGAATTGTGTCCGCGGATAAAGTCATCGTGGGCGCGTATGACTTCAACGGCGATACTGCCGGTAAAGTCAAAGTTGCCGTATCCGTGCAGGGATATACGTACGAATTGGAAGTGGATTATAATCCTTTGCAGATCGATCTGGAAAAAGTTTCTCAGATCGAAGTGGACGGACTGAAATCGAGTTACGTAATGGGCACGGATCAGGTGACGGGGCTGACGCTCAAAAACGTGCCGTATTCCGACGGGACGAGCGGCGAGGTTGTGCTCACCGACGAGAACATCAATGCGCCCATCGTCTATGAAGGCACCTGCAAGGGGCTCATCAATTATCTGAACCTCGAAAATTTTGTTTTTGAATATACGGTCGAAAATCAGAAGGATATTCCCATCGAACTGAAAATCGACACGTCGAACTATCCTATTTTCCAGGCGACGGTCAATAACCGCCTCGGCTTTAAGGTTTCCGTTCCCGGAAGCACGGTTTCCAGAAAGGCGATCGAAAACGTGCAACTGGCGACCTGGCTGGACAAGGACGGCAAAAAGGTGCAAATCGGAGACTTTATTTATATCAACGGCGTCAGTTATACGCAGCTCGCCAGCGAATACAAGATCCGTAAGATCCTCGCCTACGGCGATACGCTTCTGTTTGACGTGTATACCAATAAGAGTGAAGTAACGGAGGATAAGATCCCCGCCGAATTTGTCGACAGCGAAACGGGTATGCCCAAAGGGTATCTCACCTACGATACCATCCGCACCATCGAACTTAAACCCGGCTTTGCGTATGTGACTGCTCCAAAAGATTCGTGGGGGCTGGGCACTTCTCAGAAAGACAGCGCCGACTATTTCCCCGTGCCCGGAGGGTATCTGAAAGAAAGCGTTCTGCTGGTGCGCTATCCCGCGACCAGTTCTTTGACGAGATGGATGCGTCCGCTCGCCACCAAGGAGGCGGACGGCACCGCGACCACGGCCGAACAGATGACGAACGCCGTTTTGGCGATCGAGGAAGCCGATTATACGAGAGCGACGCTCGATGCCCTTTTCAACAACGTAACGGACGACGCGGCAAAGATCACCGCGGCGGGCATCACGGAATTTGAAGTGGGCGACGACTATTCTGCGGAAGGATTGCAGGTGACTGCCAAGTACGTGGACGGCGGCTCCGAGATCCTCACCTTCAACGACGCGGCGATCCAGGGCTTTGACAGCGAAGTGGCCGGCACGTGCGAATGCTATGTGACGGTGAATAACGTGCGACTCACCTTTACGGTGACGATCAAGGCGAAGGAGGATAACCCCGATCCCACGCCTACGCCCGACGATCCCGAAACGCCCGAAAAGGGCTGCGGCTCGATGATCGGCGCGGGTACCGCACTCGGGCTTTCCGTCCTGATCCTTGCGGGCGCGGCAATCGCGATCAGAAAGAAAAAGGCTTAA
- a CDS encoding carbohydrate ABC transporter permease: MRQEEVLQSISEIRKKKRGARWYVFRCLYLIALVLVGVYLIFPFLYMVMRSIMNYGDAVNTNPVYFFPHSGVTFENFISMFTNSSDNPYTQQGYSYLHYLWNTMKIALFNMIAVPLSGSLCAYSFSRIRWKSKNIIFAVMMASVMIPGSVLTVPQYVLFASMGWTESALPLTIPTLFGGGAMNIFLMVQFMRNIPYEIENAAKIDGANVFQRYLLITIPLCVPILIYIIIGTFNSVWGDFTGPLVYLKERSQWTLAVAIYYDSTSLAEGMDMPNVRMAICTFISLVPAIIFFFYQKTLIEGIQMGAIKG, from the coding sequence ATGAGACAGGAAGAAGTACTGCAATCGATATCGGAAATCCGCAAAAAGAAGCGCGGCGCGCGCTGGTACGTATTCCGCTGTCTGTATCTCATCGCGCTCGTGCTGGTCGGCGTCTATCTTATATTCCCGTTTTTATATATGGTAATGCGTTCGATCATGAACTACGGAGATGCGGTGAATACCAACCCCGTCTATTTCTTTCCGCATTCGGGCGTCACTTTCGAAAATTTTATTTCCATGTTTACCAACAGTTCGGACAATCCGTACACGCAGCAGGGATATTCGTATCTTCACTATCTGTGGAATACCATGAAGATCGCGCTCTTTAACATGATCGCCGTGCCGCTTTCGGGCTCGCTGTGCGCCTATTCCTTTTCCCGCATCCGCTGGAAAAGCAAAAATATAATTTTTGCCGTGATGATGGCGTCGGTCATGATCCCGGGCTCGGTGCTCACGGTCCCCCAGTACGTGCTCTTTGCGAGCATGGGCTGGACGGAATCGGCATTGCCTCTGACCATTCCAACCCTGTTCGGCGGCGGCGCGATGAATATTTTTCTGATGGTGCAGTTTATGCGCAATATTCCGTATGAGATCGAAAACGCCGCAAAAATAGACGGCGCGAACGTATTTCAGCGCTATCTGCTCATTACCATTCCGCTGTGCGTGCCCATACTCATCTATATCATTATCGGCACGTTCAACAGCGTATGGGGCGATTTTACCGGCCCGCTCGTCTACTTGAAGGAACGCTCGCAATGGACGCTCGCGGTCGCGATCTACTATGATTCCACGTCGCTTGCGGAGGGCATGGATATGCCCAACGTGCGTATGGCGATCTGTACTTTTATTTCCCTCGTGCCCGCGATCATTTTCTTCTTCTATCAGAAGACGCTGATCGAAGGTATACAGATGGGAGCGATCAAGGGATAA
- a CDS encoding carbohydrate ABC transporter permease encodes MKFTLNESAEGNAAGVPLAAPGSEESAVRANGKKPSSSKRFWEKPAVREEFFGYLFALPVILGLIIFTFIPAVQGFVYAFFNYNGFTEMEFVGLKNFVTFFTLDRDMPYLFRNTFTFAIINVPLSMVLGYVIALLVNTSMKGVRVFRTIFYLPCVIPGVASALLWQDLFAVNGGIMNQILSSLGLPTGTFFDEASSSMATFIWTTTWSAGGSMVIWLAAFKNVPTQLYEAATLDGADYMQKVFYVTIPMSTPMIFYNLINGIIGSLQMFNTFIVASNTGGRGIDNSLYMFAVKIYRTAFVGTNTQLGYASAVGIVLFVIILILTAVAFMTNKWVHYSEDD; translated from the coding sequence ATGAAATTTACTTTGAACGAATCGGCGGAGGGGAACGCGGCGGGCGTGCCGCTCGCCGCCCCCGGATCCGAAGAAAGCGCCGTACGGGCGAACGGGAAAAAACCATCCTCTTCCAAGCGCTTTTGGGAAAAACCCGCCGTGCGCGAAGAATTCTTCGGTTATCTGTTTGCGTTGCCCGTAATCCTGGGGCTGATCATCTTCACGTTTATTCCCGCCGTGCAGGGATTCGTGTATGCTTTTTTCAACTACAACGGATTTACCGAAATGGAATTCGTGGGGCTGAAAAACTTTGTCACCTTCTTTACGCTCGACAGGGATATGCCGTACCTGTTCCGCAACACGTTCACATTCGCGATCATCAACGTGCCGCTCTCGATGGTATTGGGTTACGTGATCGCGCTGCTCGTGAACACTTCCATGAAAGGCGTGCGCGTATTCCGCACGATCTTTTATCTGCCCTGCGTGATTCCGGGCGTCGCGTCGGCACTTTTATGGCAGGACCTCTTTGCCGTGAACGGCGGCATCATGAACCAGATTCTTTCTTCGCTGGGCTTGCCGACGGGGACCTTTTTCGACGAGGCGTCCTCTTCGATGGCGACGTTCATCTGGACGACCACCTGGTCGGCGGGCGGCAGTATGGTCATATGGCTGGCGGCGTTCAAAAACGTGCCCACCCAACTGTACGAGGCTGCGACGCTCGACGGCGCGGACTATATGCAGAAGGTCTTTTACGTGACCATCCCCATGAGCACGCCCATGATCTTCTACAACCTCATCAACGGCATCATCGGCTCGCTGCAAATGTTCAATACCTTTATCGTCGCGTCGAATACGGGCGGCAGAGGAATCGATAATTCGCTCTATATGTTCGCGGTCAAAATTTACAGAACGGCGTTCGTCGGAACGAATACGCAACTCGGCTATGCCTCGGCGGTCGGCATCGTGCTGTTTGTAATCATTCTCATTCTGACCGCGGTGGCTTTTATGACGAACAAATGGGTACATTATTCGGAGGACGACTGA
- a CDS encoding ABC transporter substrate-binding protein, which yields MKKIICLLFALVFSCSVVMLAACNRGVEKLPEQNEDDIDYSQFDENTTARLKISIQSYDNEEALIRSVAEVFQKKYPNVTIDIDRMSGELTSTLMSYYNAEAAAPGTMPDIWFSTSFNMLALSKNEIMLNLDPYLNAATKQGLFDVNDYVAEYWTLGKNSFKDEQLMIPRSADRVVVHTNVEIIKKAQAWCTAQRVTDADFLAGAVGQSQWITEDYIKDPSAAVDLSARMYNGWTWEDYLYVLYWCRRYYDAQGLTAAKGNYLVDAYLNWEANYNPIFEAMGVTYFNEDGSFNTDEANWQKAMDMIKFLIEQGFSAPFSGGSAGFTGGKGVFLIHSQAMAITLNKLQALDQYANVEDFSEVFDIYTFPLIEYNNTPKIGAGIAGYSVYRNSANRELAVLFLLDVISAAGQSAMSDAGINYPSIRKDMQNTEAPWAAAYADYNMEAYIWGLEYTCATDYFLAHEPEYASDIMEAVQTMISSYCDGQKSLQVVMQNCHDDIEYYLMF from the coding sequence ATGAAAAAAATCATATGTTTGTTGTTTGCTTTGGTTTTTTCCTGTTCGGTCGTCATGCTGGCGGCATGTAACCGCGGCGTGGAAAAATTGCCTGAACAGAACGAGGATGATATCGATTATTCGCAATTCGACGAAAATACCACAGCCAGGCTGAAAATATCCATCCAGTCGTACGATAACGAAGAAGCGCTCATCCGTTCCGTTGCGGAGGTGTTCCAAAAAAAATATCCGAACGTGACGATCGACATTGACCGCATGAGCGGCGAGTTGACGTCCACGCTCATGTCCTACTACAACGCGGAGGCGGCAGCGCCCGGTACCATGCCGGATATCTGGTTTTCAACCTCCTTCAATATGCTCGCGCTTTCCAAAAACGAGATCATGCTCAACCTCGATCCCTATCTGAACGCGGCGACCAAACAGGGGTTGTTCGATGTGAACGACTATGTGGCAGAATACTGGACGCTGGGCAAAAACAGTTTTAAGGACGAACAACTCATGATCCCGCGCAGCGCGGACAGAGTCGTGGTACATACCAACGTGGAGATCATCAAAAAGGCGCAGGCATGGTGCACGGCACAGCGTGTGACCGACGCCGACTTTTTGGCGGGCGCGGTGGGGCAGTCGCAGTGGATCACCGAAGATTATATCAAGGATCCGAGCGCCGCGGTCGACCTTTCCGCGCGCATGTACAACGGCTGGACCTGGGAGGATTACCTCTATGTTCTGTACTGGTGCCGCAGATATTACGATGCGCAGGGACTGACCGCCGCTAAGGGCAATTATCTTGTGGACGCATATCTGAATTGGGAAGCAAATTACAACCCGATTTTTGAAGCGATGGGCGTGACCTATTTCAACGAGGACGGCTCTTTCAATACCGATGAGGCCAACTGGCAGAAAGCCATGGATATGATCAAATTTTTGATAGAACAGGGCTTTTCCGCGCCTTTCTCGGGCGGCAGCGCCGGATTTACGGGCGGAAAGGGAGTATTCCTCATCCATTCGCAGGCCATGGCGATCACGCTGAACAAATTGCAGGCGCTCGACCAATACGCGAACGTGGAGGATTTTTCGGAAGTGTTCGACATCTACACATTCCCGCTCATCGAATATAACAACACGCCCAAGATCGGCGCGGGCATCGCGGGTTACAGCGTGTACAGAAACAGTGCCAACCGCGAACTTGCGGTTTTGTTCCTGCTCGACGTTATCAGCGCGGCGGGGCAGTCCGCTATGTCCGACGCGGGCATCAATTATCCTTCCATCCGCAAGGATATGCAGAATACCGAAGCACCCTGGGCTGCCGCCTACGCGGATTATAACATGGAGGCTTATATCTGGGGACTGGAATACACCTGCGCGACCGATTACTTCCTTGCGCATGAACCCGAATATGCGAGCGACATCATGGAAGCGGTACAGACGATGATCTCCTCCTATTGCGACGGTCAGAAAAGTTTGCAGGTCGTCATGCAGAATTGCCACGACGACATCGAATACTATCTGATGTTCTGA
- a CDS encoding LacI family DNA-binding transcriptional regulator, producing MITRRDVAARAGVSVATVSNVLNKKGIVQPETEKRVYRAVEELGYIPDETARNLSLGRSNHIGVALNELTNPYHMEVVHGIERQASASGFHVTVCNIEDCEQSKLEFLNGRRFDVLVNFMTMTFSEKILDMLLAKNTLLVNFPIEDSLMFHLDSRGTLKECMKLLHDHGHTRVGYVSTIDSMRWVNDPRGIAYLDHLRTYGFENRSEYVVFNDDYAKDSSLVGYENGLKLFRAHPEITAVFVSNDIAALGVMRALKELGLRCPEDVSVIGYDGIQIGRLFTPSLTTVGYDNVEYGKEMAKRVIERILHKAPTAEREFIFPAKLILGESVGPCLRK from the coding sequence ATGATCACGAGAAGAGACGTGGCTGCGCGCGCCGGTGTATCGGTGGCAACGGTATCAAACGTTTTGAACAAGAAGGGCATCGTACAGCCGGAAACGGAAAAGCGGGTATACCGCGCGGTGGAAGAGTTGGGGTATATTCCCGACGAAACAGCGCGGAATCTGAGCCTGGGGCGTTCCAATCATATCGGTGTGGCGCTCAACGAGTTGACAAATCCATACCATATGGAGGTCGTGCACGGGATCGAGCGGCAGGCATCGGCGAGCGGTTTTCACGTGACTGTCTGTAACATCGAAGATTGCGAGCAGAGCAAACTGGAATTTCTGAACGGAAGGCGGTTCGATGTGCTCGTGAATTTCATGACGATGACGTTCAGCGAAAAGATCCTCGATATGCTGCTCGCGAAAAATACGCTGCTTGTGAATTTTCCCATCGAGGACAGCCTGATGTTTCATCTGGATTCGCGCGGAACGCTCAAAGAGTGCATGAAACTTCTGCACGATCACGGGCATACGCGCGTGGGTTATGTTTCTACGATCGACTCTATGCGCTGGGTAAACGATCCGCGCGGTATCGCCTATCTCGACCATTTACGTACATACGGATTCGAAAATCGCAGCGAATACGTCGTTTTCAACGACGATTATGCCAAAGATTCCAGTCTTGTGGGCTATGAAAACGGATTAAAGTTGTTCCGCGCGCATCCTGAGATCACGGCGGTGTTCGTTTCCAACGATATTGCCGCGCTCGGCGTGATGCGGGCGCTGAAGGAACTCGGGCTCAGATGTCCCGAGGACGTATCCGTTATCGGGTACGACGGCATTCAGATCGGAAGACTGTTCACGCCGTCTTTGACCACGGTCGGGTACGACAATGTGGAATACGGCAAGGAGATGGCGAAACGCGTCATCGAACGGATCTTGCATAAGGCGCCGACGGCGGAAAGGGAATTTATTTTTCCCGCAAAGTTGATACTCGGCGAATCGGTAGGGCCCTGCCTGCGTAAATAA
- a CDS encoding GH36-type glycosyl hydrolase domain-containing protein: MEGFDVKKGTYTIEEREKGKDWGNFLFNECSYILYVSHLGDTNSKFLNREAVQVTVNAPQSSFIYIRDEKTKKYWDVAGYPTMVPVKRYRCVHGQKFTEISSAYEGIDCRITYAVAPSDTYEIRQVTLKNKTARPRDLSVFATTAFDLNGYAQPVYYSAVTTSATEYLAEANAVYNGLLNPYKPHKRCNGFIASELPVFAYDGNYEKFIGTLGNITKPKILQSGGDCTGSTATVRTRGGILQNKIVLAPKEEKTFHYIIGLCDGKQELISACKEIFEQAPLIIKKSRSSLSGYTLRTGCPEKRIEGVMNFWAEKQVRFCSLGKKAVRDNAQLGMAMLNYDVKSAKAVIDECVAHQYSDGHAVLTWYPYLEPNIYSDPSMWLILAVCEYVKETGDTKYLHKQIAYLDGGKDSVYEHLKKAVAWYDLPENYGEHGLPRIHHADWNDALNIPDEKAESVFMGMGICWAYGELAALARFIGDIPFAEVLELRKTALAKTVNETSYNGEYYVRAFSKYGVVGDRSDENGGKIYVNPQSWAILADIVPAERLASVLGAIDGMETKEGIPLCSPPYAAYDERVGRMSGMLPGVYENGGIYNHAGCFKIMADCKLHRAEQAVGTFLKILPDGESNPSRLTTTEPYVFTNCYLKHPSVDMQVGFSWQTGTSAWGLKCYYEGILGLRRTYEGLKIEPVLPDSWKSVSAERVYRGNRLVIRYRNEQSGTVRLIVDGEPVEGNTVPAFSDSGTHIVEVCC; encoded by the coding sequence ATGGAAGGTTTTGATGTAAAAAAGGGTACATATACGATCGAGGAACGGGAAAAGGGAAAGGACTGGGGCAATTTCCTTTTCAATGAATGCTCTTATATTTTGTATGTATCGCATTTGGGTGATACCAATTCAAAATTTTTGAATCGCGAGGCGGTCCAGGTGACTGTCAACGCGCCCCAATCGAGTTTCATTTATATTCGCGACGAAAAGACAAAAAAATACTGGGACGTGGCGGGATATCCGACGATGGTCCCCGTAAAGCGTTACCGCTGTGTGCACGGGCAGAAGTTTACGGAAATTTCTTCGGCGTATGAAGGCATCGATTGCAGGATCACCTATGCTGTGGCGCCCTCGGATACGTACGAGATCCGACAGGTGACTTTGAAAAATAAGACGGCAAGACCTCGTGATCTGAGCGTATTTGCAACGACCGCGTTCGATCTGAACGGGTATGCGCAGCCCGTATATTACAGCGCGGTGACGACCTCTGCAACGGAATATCTGGCGGAAGCGAACGCGGTGTACAACGGTTTGCTGAATCCGTATAAGCCGCATAAACGCTGCAACGGTTTCATTGCCTCCGAATTGCCCGTATTTGCCTATGACGGCAATTATGAAAAATTTATAGGGACGCTCGGCAACATCACGAAACCGAAAATCTTGCAGTCGGGCGGCGACTGTACTGGCTCGACGGCAACGGTTCGCACGCGGGGCGGCATCCTGCAAAATAAAATCGTGCTCGCGCCCAAAGAGGAAAAGACTTTTCATTATATCATCGGATTGTGCGACGGTAAACAAGAGTTGATCTCGGCGTGCAAAGAAATATTCGAACAGGCACCGCTGATTATAAAAAAGAGCAGATCGAGCCTTTCCGGCTATACGCTCCGCACAGGATGCCCCGAAAAGAGGATTGAAGGCGTCATGAATTTTTGGGCGGAAAAACAGGTGCGTTTCTGTTCGCTCGGCAAAAAAGCGGTGCGCGACAACGCCCAACTTGGTATGGCGATGCTGAACTACGACGTGAAGAGCGCGAAGGCGGTCATCGACGAGTGCGTGGCGCATCAGTATTCGGACGGCCACGCCGTATTGACCTGGTATCCCTATCTGGAACCGAATATCTATTCCGACCCTTCCATGTGGCTCATCCTTGCCGTCTGCGAATACGTGAAGGAAACGGGCGACACGAAATACCTGCATAAACAGATCGCGTATCTCGACGGCGGTAAAGATTCCGTATATGAGCATCTGAAAAAGGCGGTCGCTTGGTACGACCTCCCTGAAAATTACGGCGAGCACGGTCTGCCGCGCATTCATCACGCGGACTGGAACGATGCGCTGAACATTCCCGATGAAAAGGCGGAATCGGTATTTATGGGTATGGGCATCTGTTGGGCGTACGGCGAACTTGCCGCGCTCGCCCGCTTTATCGGAGATATCCCGTTTGCCGAGGTATTGGAACTCCGGAAAACTGCGCTTGCAAAGACTGTGAACGAAACGTCGTACAACGGCGAATATTATGTGCGCGCCTTTTCCAAATACGGCGTCGTGGGCGACAGAAGCGACGAGAACGGCGGCAAGATCTACGTCAATCCGCAGTCCTGGGCGATTTTGGCGGATATCGTCCCCGCCGAGCGGCTTGCTTCCGTTCTCGGTGCGATCGACGGCATGGAGACGAAAGAGGGCATTCCTCTGTGTTCGCCGCCGTATGCGGCCTATGACGAGCGTGTAGGGCGCATGAGCGGCATGCTGCCCGGCGTGTACGAAAACGGCGGCATCTACAATCATGCGGGCTGTTTCAAGATCATGGCAGACTGCAAGTTGCATCGCGCCGAACAGGCGGTGGGAACCTTTTTGAAGATCCTTCCGGACGGCGAAAGCAACCCGAGCCGCTTGACCACTACCGAACCGTATGTGTTTACCAACTGCTATCTGAAACATCCGTCCGTCGATATGCAGGTCGGGTTTTCCTGGCAGACGGGCACCTCCGCCTGGGGGCTCAAATGTTATTACGAAGGTATCCTCGGATTGCGCCGCACGTATGAGGGATTGAAAATAGAGCCTGTTCTCCCTGATTCGTGGAAAAGCGTGAGCGCGGAACGCGTGTACAGGGGCAACCGCCTGGTCATACGCTATCGCAACGAACAGAGCGGTACGGTGCGCCTTATCGTCGACGGCGAACCTGTCGAGGGGAATACCGTTCCCGCCTTTTCCGATTCGGGAACGCATATCGTCGAGGTGTGCTGCTGA
- a CDS encoding SGNH/GDSL hydrolase family protein — protein MKFARLLAAKNDDILNAPPVTAAFLGDSVTHGCFECYRDEDGNIQTIFEREQSYAAKFAHIAGMLYPRAQLNIVNAGVSGGTAMQAAARLERDVLQFRPDLLVVNFALNDCGAGDRGLEEYVASMKKIFRQGKEAGAEVVYLTPNPMCGYVSAHLNSDFLREIAKDLASRTADGVLDRYVAAATAAAKEERVPVCDCYSVWKNMRKNGVDITVLLANYLNHPTRDMQWLAALKLAEMLFGE, from the coding sequence ATGAAATTTGCACGATTATTGGCTGCCAAAAACGACGATATATTGAACGCGCCGCCCGTCACGGCCGCTTTTTTGGGCGACAGCGTCACGCACGGATGTTTTGAATGTTACCGCGACGAAGACGGAAACATTCAGACGATATTCGAGCGCGAGCAGTCGTACGCCGCAAAATTTGCGCACATCGCGGGCATGCTGTACCCGCGCGCGCAACTGAATATCGTCAATGCGGGCGTGAGCGGCGGCACGGCAATGCAGGCCGCGGCGCGGTTGGAGCGCGACGTTCTGCAGTTCCGCCCCGACCTTCTCGTGGTCAATTTTGCGCTCAACGATTGCGGCGCGGGCGATCGCGGACTGGAAGAATACGTTGCGAGCATGAAAAAGATTTTCAGACAAGGCAAAGAGGCGGGCGCGGAAGTCGTGTATCTCACGCCCAATCCTATGTGCGGCTACGTCAGCGCGCACCTGAACTCGGATTTTTTGCGTGAGATCGCAAAAGATTTGGCCTCTCGCACGGCGGACGGCGTTCTCGACAGATACGTGGCTGCCGCGACGGCAGCGGCGAAAGAGGAACGCGTTCCCGTCTGCGACTGTTATTCGGTCTGGAAAAATATGCGGAAAAACGGCGTGGATATCACAGTACTTCTGGCGAATTATCTCAACCATCCGACAAGGGATATGCAATGGTTGGCAGCGCTCAAACTGGCTGAAATGCTTTTCGGAGAATAA
- a CDS encoding zinc ribbon domain-containing protein codes for MDDKKHRQTKTILKILGVIFATGGLICAIIGFADFFRAFGGEGMPKLFFLCFIGFPMLFVGIVCLTFGFRKEITRYVKNESVPVINEAGEELQPAVRAVTRAVKEGLTEENGVRCDCGAVNGKGSKFCKECGKPLAAICPACGEENAAGSKFCNHCGKQL; via the coding sequence ATGGACGATAAAAAACACAGACAAACGAAAACGATTTTAAAAATACTCGGCGTGATATTCGCGACGGGCGGGCTGATCTGCGCGATCATAGGCTTTGCGGACTTTTTCCGCGCGTTCGGCGGCGAGGGTATGCCGAAACTGTTCTTTTTATGCTTTATCGGTTTTCCCATGCTCTTTGTCGGGATCGTCTGCCTGACTTTCGGTTTCAGAAAAGAGATCACGCGCTACGTTAAAAACGAATCGGTGCCCGTGATCAACGAGGCGGGCGAAGAGTTGCAACCCGCGGTGCGCGCGGTCACGCGCGCCGTGAAAGAGGGGCTGACCGAGGAGAACGGCGTGCGCTGCGACTGCGGAGCCGTGAACGGCAAAGGCAGCAAATTCTGCAAAGAATGCGGAAAACCGCTCGCTGCGATATGCCCCGCGTGCGGCGAAGAAAACGCTGCGGGCAGTAAATTCTGCAATCACTGCGGCAAACAACTGTAA